From Polyodon spathula isolate WHYD16114869_AA chromosome 24, ASM1765450v1, whole genome shotgun sequence, one genomic window encodes:
- the LOC121298686 gene encoding zinc finger protein 664-like — protein MDSVKMESVQIKEELPELELVPISEFVASLAIKQELCEMQCDSTQPEVSEIKTEHNELEIPQTEEPLPVKQEEVLEVVRIKWEPPEVELDHMEPGKEETDDFKPNTPELEQVRLRECNVVLERVCVREQGAGEEVFSNSMQGGGKGDRHSYSKHSLAGSSPAAKAGAGSGEYPDCGKGFTQLHVNTHQRIHTGGKMYQCTHCGKSFSQLARLERHQRTHTGEKPYHCAKCGKGFSQSAHLERHQLIHTGEKPYHCSECGKNFGQSGDLKAHQLIHTGEKPYCCSECGKCFRKLGNLKTHQLIHTGEKPYHCSDCGKSFYDSGHLKKHQRIHTGEKPYYCSDCGNSFTRKDSLEKHQRIHTGEKPYCCSDCGKSFSRKYSLKIHQRIHTG, from the exons ATGGACAGTGTGAAGATGGAATCTGTCCAGATTAAAGAGGAACTCCCTGAACTTGAACTTGTCCCCATTAGCGAGTTTGTGGCTTCCCTCgccattaaacaggagctctgtgagatgcaatgtgacagcaCTCAGCCAGAGGTCTCTGAGATTAAAACTGAGCACAATGAATTAGAGATCCCccagacagaagaaccccttcctgttaAACAAGAAGAGGTGCTGGAAGTTGTCCGCATTAAATGGGAGCCCCCTGAAGTAGAACTTGACCACATGGAACCAGGCAAGGAAGAAACTGATGACTTCAAACCAAACACCCCTGAGCTGGAGCAAGTACGTCTGCGGGAGTGTAACGTGGTGCTGGAGAGAGTCTGTGTGAGAGAGCAAGGAGCTGGAGAGGAAGTCTTTTCCAACAGCATGCAAGGAGGTGGAAAGGGTGACAGGCATTCATATTCAAAGCATagtctagcag gttccagtccagcagctaaagcGGGGGCAGGCAGtggagaatatcctgactgtggGAAAGGTTTTACCCAGTTACATGTTAACACACACCAGAGAATCCACACAGGAGGGAAAATGTATCAGTGCACtcactgtgggaagagtttcagtcagttgGCAAGACTTGAAagacaccagcgaactcacacaggagagaaaccgtatcactgcgcTAAATGTGGGAAGGGTTTCAGTCAATCAGCACACCTTGAGAGGCACCAgctaattcacacaggagagaagccgtatcactgttctgaatgtggAAAGAATTTCGGTCAGTCCGGAGACCTGAAAGCACACCAgctaattcacacaggagagaaaccatattgctgctctgaatgtggaaagTGTTTCAGAAAGTTaggaaacctgaaaacacaccagctaattcacacaggagagaaaccgtatcactgttctgactgtgggaagagtttctaTGATTCAGGacacctgaaaaaacaccagcgaattcacacaggagagaaaccgtattactgctctgactgtgggaacaGTTTCACTAGAAAAGACAGCCTagaaaaacaccagcgaattcacacaggagagaaaccgtattgctgctctgactgtgggaagagtttcagtagAAAATACAGCCtgaaaatacaccagcgaattcacacaggataG